One Methylobacterium sp. AMS5 genomic region harbors:
- a CDS encoding glycosyltransferase, which translates to MKKPIAFFVHHQGRGHANRTMAVAAEFAHDRPVSVLTAGPHLFEGFSRDIEIVTLPNMIGAAVPTPRLYAEPTPPVMHCVPLGLAEMRRTMRQILDHLDERAVGLFVVDVSAEIAMLARIASVPAVQIRMHGDRNDIAHIGAYEACVGMLAPFDERLEQDDYPAHLRGKTFYSGGLCTSVDRVPDRAEARARLGLDPQREIVVAVTGGGGSGTPFAPLTVAARAAPDALWLTLGPTHREGHETDFANLRELGWVPSVTDYLAAADIVVASAGDNTVHEVARVAGRLIVMPEWRYFGEQTRKAEALVRLGAAVQAPHWPGDFHGWRDLLDRARSLDGTVLHSLYAPDAATRAAGWLEGLTDALWQGGSAGHEPDAVPLRVVAG; encoded by the coding sequence CCATCATCAGGGCCGGGGCCATGCCAACCGCACCATGGCGGTGGCCGCCGAGTTCGCCCACGACCGTCCGGTCTCGGTGCTGACCGCCGGCCCGCACCTGTTCGAGGGATTTTCCCGCGACATCGAGATCGTGACACTGCCGAACATGATCGGCGCGGCAGTTCCGACCCCGCGCCTCTACGCGGAGCCGACGCCGCCGGTGATGCACTGCGTGCCGCTGGGGCTCGCCGAAATGCGTCGCACCATGCGCCAGATCCTCGACCATCTCGACGAGCGCGCGGTCGGGCTGTTCGTGGTGGACGTGTCGGCGGAGATCGCGATGCTCGCGCGCATCGCCAGCGTCCCCGCGGTCCAGATCCGCATGCATGGCGACCGCAACGACATCGCCCATATCGGCGCCTACGAGGCCTGCGTCGGGATGCTCGCCCCCTTCGACGAACGGCTGGAGCAGGACGACTACCCGGCGCATCTGCGCGGAAAGACCTTCTATAGCGGCGGTCTCTGCACCAGCGTCGATCGCGTGCCGGATCGCGCCGAGGCGCGGGCCCGGCTCGGCCTCGACCCGCAGCGCGAGATCGTCGTCGCGGTCACCGGCGGCGGGGGAAGCGGTACGCCCTTCGCGCCGCTGACGGTCGCCGCCCGCGCCGCGCCCGACGCACTCTGGCTGACTTTGGGGCCGACCCACCGCGAGGGCCACGAGACCGATTTCGCCAACCTGCGCGAACTCGGCTGGGTGCCGTCGGTCACCGATTATCTCGCCGCGGCCGACATCGTGGTCGCCTCGGCCGGCGACAACACGGTGCACGAAGTCGCGCGCGTGGCGGGGCGCCTGATCGTCATGCCGGAATGGCGCTATTTCGGCGAGCAGACCCGCAAGGCCGAGGCTTTGGTCCGCCTCGGCGCCGCCGTGCAGGCCCCTCATTGGCCCGGCGACTTTCACGGATGGCGCGATCTTCTCGACCGCGCCCGCAGCCTCGACGGGACCGTCCTGCACAGCCTCTACGCACCGGACGCGGCCACGCGCGCCGCCGGCTGGCTCGAAGGG